Proteins encoded together in one Thermus thermamylovorans window:
- a CDS encoding helix-turn-helix domain-containing protein, whose protein sequence is MPRTGQRPLPRHILRIGERRRELGLTQEELARMAGFSTSLMAKIERGAVDPKTLSAQYLVGLARALGLTLSEVMGEEVPGDDLGSVPFTLPVYTSPEELEESKPASRAFLAPAELPRGAVVERLAFLEVPGRWLATLDVPFPTARRAWVLTELRPLLQPQAVYLGKAQGYAAFFPHEALERDPLALYPLHPDLPTLWLEEERPEVLGLVRGWRVL, encoded by the coding sequence ATGCCGCGCACCGGCCAACGACCTCTCCCCCGCCACATCCTCCGCATCGGCGAGAGGCGGCGGGAGCTCGGCCTCACTCAGGAAGAGCTCGCCCGCATGGCGGGCTTCTCCACAAGCCTCATGGCCAAGATCGAGCGGGGTGCCGTGGACCCCAAGACCCTCTCCGCCCAGTACCTGGTGGGCCTCGCCCGGGCCCTCGGCCTCACCCTCTCCGAGGTCATGGGGGAAGAGGTCCCCGGGGACGACCTGGGCTCCGTCCCCTTCACCCTCCCCGTCTACACCTCCCCCGAGGAGCTGGAGGAAAGCAAGCCCGCTTCCCGGGCCTTCCTCGCTCCGGCTGAGCTTCCCCGGGGGGCGGTGGTGGAGCGCCTGGCCTTCCTGGAGGTCCCGGGGAGGTGGCTCGCCACCCTGGACGTCCCCTTCCCCACCGCCCGGCGGGCCTGGGTCCTCACCGAGCTCAGGCCTCTCCTCCAACCCCAGGCCGTCTACCTGGGGAAGGCCCAGGGCTACGCCGCCTTCTTCCCCCACGAGGCCCTGGAGAGGGATCCTCTGGCCCTCTACCCCCTCCACCCGGACCTCCCCACTCTCTGGCTCGAGGAGGAGCGCCCCGAGGTCCTGGGCCTGGTACGGGGATGGCGGGTGCTATAG